A window of the Xenopus laevis strain J_2021 chromosome 9_10L, Xenopus_laevis_v10.1, whole genome shotgun sequence genome harbors these coding sequences:
- the faim.L gene encoding fas apoptotic inhibitory molecule L homeolog isoform X1 yields MPILYAPGGSSGIGAVVKQAQYIQEVHGLHSVCVWFSLLLLLNGLEPVSVMAAREEVTVYEDEIRSHYGRLEKMTDLVAMWEVSLSDGIHKIEFEHGTTSGKRVVYVDGKEIIRKDWMFKLVGKETFPVGASQTKATINIDAVSGFAYEYTLDINGKSLKKYMENRSKTTNTWVLHLDGEDCRVVLEKDTMDVWCNGRNMETAGEFVDDGTETHFSIGNHDCCIKAVSSGKRREGIIHTLIVDDREIPESTE; encoded by the exons ATGCCCATACTATATGCCCCTGGGGGCAGCAGTGGGATTGGGGCAGTTGTGAAACAGGCTCAGTACATACAGGAGGTTCATGGCCTTCACTCAGTCTGTGTTTGGTTTTCTCTCTTATTGCTGCTAAATGGACTAGAACCTGTAAGTGTCATGGCGGCTCGTGAGGAGGTGACAGTGTATGAAGATGAGATCAG GTCTCACTACGGACGCCTTGAGAAAATGACGGACCTGGTGGCCATGTGGGAAGTCTCCCTTAGTGATGGAATCCATAAGATTGAGTTTGAGCATGGCACAACTTCAGGGAAGCGAGTTGTGTATGTAGATGGGAAG GAGATTATCCGGAAGGATTGGATGTTCAAGTTGGTTGGGAAGGAGACATTCCCGGTGGGAGCCTCTCAGACGAAGGCCACCATTAATATTGATGCTGTTAGTGGCTTTGCCTATGAGTACACACTGGATATAAATGGCAAGAGCCTGAAGAAGTACATGGAGAATCGCTCAAAGACCACCAACACATGGGTGCTTCACCTAGACGGAGAGGACTGCCGGGTTGTGCTGG aGAAGGACACCATGGACGTTTGGTGCAACGGCAGAAACATGGAGACAGCG GGTGAGTTTGTGGATGATGGCACAGAAACACACTTCAGCATCGGGAATCACGATTGCTGCATCAAAGCTGTGAGTAGCGGGAAGCGAAGGGAAGGAATTATCCACACGCTCATTGTGGATGACCGGGAAATCCCAGAGAGCACAGAGTAA
- the faim.L gene encoding fas apoptotic inhibitory molecule L homeolog isoform X2, with the protein MAAREEVTVYEDEIRSHYGRLEKMTDLVAMWEVSLSDGIHKIEFEHGTTSGKRVVYVDGKEIIRKDWMFKLVGKETFPVGASQTKATINIDAVSGFAYEYTLDINGKSLKKYMENRSKTTNTWVLHLDGEDCRVVLEKDTMDVWCNGRNMETAGEFVDDGTETHFSIGNHDCCIKAVSSGKRREGIIHTLIVDDREIPESTE; encoded by the exons ATGGCGGCTCGTGAGGAGGTGACAGTGTATGAAGATGAGATCAG GTCTCACTACGGACGCCTTGAGAAAATGACGGACCTGGTGGCCATGTGGGAAGTCTCCCTTAGTGATGGAATCCATAAGATTGAGTTTGAGCATGGCACAACTTCAGGGAAGCGAGTTGTGTATGTAGATGGGAAG GAGATTATCCGGAAGGATTGGATGTTCAAGTTGGTTGGGAAGGAGACATTCCCGGTGGGAGCCTCTCAGACGAAGGCCACCATTAATATTGATGCTGTTAGTGGCTTTGCCTATGAGTACACACTGGATATAAATGGCAAGAGCCTGAAGAAGTACATGGAGAATCGCTCAAAGACCACCAACACATGGGTGCTTCACCTAGACGGAGAGGACTGCCGGGTTGTGCTGG aGAAGGACACCATGGACGTTTGGTGCAACGGCAGAAACATGGAGACAGCG GGTGAGTTTGTGGATGATGGCACAGAAACACACTTCAGCATCGGGAATCACGATTGCTGCATCAAAGCTGTGAGTAGCGGGAAGCGAAGGGAAGGAATTATCCACACGCTCATTGTGGATGACCGGGAAATCCCAGAGAGCACAGAGTAA
- the faim.L gene encoding Fas apoptotic inhibitory molecule L homeolog produces the protein MTDLVAMWEVSLSDGIHKIEFEHGTTSGKRVVYVDGKEIIRKDWMFKLVGKETFPVGASQTKATINIDAVSGFAYEYTLDINGKSLKKYMENRSKTTNTWVLHLDGEDCRVVLEKDTMDVWCNGRNMETAGEFVDDGTETHFSIGNHDCCIKAVSSGKRREGIIHTLIVDDREIPESTE, from the exons ATGACGGACCTGGTGGCCATGTGGGAAGTCTCCCTTAGTGATGGAATCCATAAGATTGAGTTTGAGCATGGCACAACTTCAGGGAAGCGAGTTGTGTATGTAGATGGGAAG GAGATTATCCGGAAGGATTGGATGTTCAAGTTGGTTGGGAAGGAGACATTCCCGGTGGGAGCCTCTCAGACGAAGGCCACCATTAATATTGATGCTGTTAGTGGCTTTGCCTATGAGTACACACTGGATATAAATGGCAAGAGCCTGAAGAAGTACATGGAGAATCGCTCAAAGACCACCAACACATGGGTGCTTCACCTAGACGGAGAGGACTGCCGGGTTGTGCTGG aGAAGGACACCATGGACGTTTGGTGCAACGGCAGAAACATGGAGACAGCG GGTGAGTTTGTGGATGATGGCACAGAAACACACTTCAGCATCGGGAATCACGATTGCTGCATCAAAGCTGTGAGTAGCGGGAAGCGAAGGGAAGGAATTATCCACACGCTCATTGTGGATGACCGGGAAATCCCAGAGAGCACAGAGTAA